aggcattttggcatttccctctccccagtcttcctccagactctggcatctTGATtttcgaatgacatgcaaaatttgctttcatccgaaaaaagtactttggaccactgagcaacagtccagtgctgcttctctgtagcccaggtcaggcgcttctgcagctgtttctggttcaaaagtggcttgacctggggaatgcggcacctgcagcccatttcctgcacacgcctgtacacggtggctctgcatgtttctactccagactcagtccactgcttccgcaggtcccccaaggtctggaatcggtccttctctacaatcttcctcagggtccggtcacctcttctcgttgtgcagcgttttctgccacactttttccttcccacagacttcccactgaggtgccttgatacagcactctgggaacagcctattcgttcagaaatttctttctgtgtcttaccctcttgcttgagggtgtcaatgatggccttctggacagcagtcaggtcggcagtcttacccatgattgcggttttgattaatgaaccaggctggggttttttaaaagcctcagaaatcttttgcaggtgtttagagttaattagttgattcagatgattaggttaatagctcgtttagagaaccttttcatgatatgctaattttctgagaaaggaattttgggttttcatgagctgtatgccaaaatcatgaatattaaaacaataaaaagccttgaactacttcagttgtgtgtaatgaatctaaaatatatgaatgtctaatgtttatcagtacattacagaaaataatgaactttatcacaatatggtaatttttttagaaggacctgtatgtgtgtcaaagtcaataatcaagagaagacttcaccagagtgaatacagagggtttaccacaagatgtaaaccattggtgagcctcaaaaacaggaaggccagattagagtttgccaaatggcATCTAAAAAAGCATACacggttctggaacaacatcctatggacagatgagaccaagatcaacttgtaccagagtgatgggaagagaagagtatggagaaggaaaggaactgctcaggatcctaagcataccacctcatcaatgaagcatggtggtggtagtgtcatggcgtgggcatgtatgactgccaatggaactggttctcttgtatttattgatgatgtgactgctgacaaaagcagcaggatgaattctgaagtgttttgggcaatattatctgctcatattcagccaaatgcttcagaactcattggacagtgcttcacagtgcagatggacaatgacccaaagcatactgcaaaagcaaccaaagagttttttaagggaaagaagtggaatgttatgtaatggccatgtcaatcacctgacctgaatccgattgagcatgtatttcacttgctgaagacaaaacaagggaaaatgccccaagaacaagcaggaactgaagacagttgcagtagaggcctggcagagcatcacaagGGATGAAACCCCCcattggtgatgtctatgcattccagacttcaggctgcaattgactgcaaaggatttgcaaccaagtattaaaaagtgaaagtttgatttaggattattattatgccccattacttttggtcccttaacaagtgggaggcacatatgcaaactgttgtaattcctacaccgttcaccaaatttggatgtaaataccctcaaattagagagtcttatttgtttcatttcaaatccattatggtggtgtatagagccaaaaattttataattgtgtcgatgtcccaatatttatggacctgactgtaggatCCATCAGAACAGAGATTCAAggacaataatatttttttatatgttacgCAAAAGTGGCAATCATAATAGCTTCACTACTGAAGTTTTAGTAACATTTTGTCTAGCAATCCTTTATCTTTTTTAAACGACAAAAAAGCAATATCCAGAGCAAAAGTGAAAATACAAAGTTGCTAATTTTGGCACAAGTACCATTTTGCAACAAAAGTTTGTGACTTTACCCTCTTCCAACCCCCAGCCCCTTTCTGGCATAGATTTAATTTTTGGTGCACAGACCTCCCGAGGTTGTACAAAAATTATCAAGGGATATTGTTATTGACATACAAGTGAGGTTTCTTAACTGGTGTCAGAAACATATGCCAGTCTTAATCATTTACCCCACCACATATGAAcagaaaaaatacatcaaaacTGCACTTTGTGAAGACCATTTACAGCTAAATTAGAAAGGATATGTATTATAATTATTTGTCATTCAAGTGTCTAGGAAAGCTGGTTGTCATCCATCTTTCCCAAAGATTACTCTGAAGACATAAACAAATAGAATTTGCAACTGTCCAAAAACTTAGtcattgctgattttttttttaccttcactTTTATGTTTTATAGgtattttttatatactgtacattgccCCACATTTCAGAATCTAGAAACATGTATTAGAGAATGCAGGGCTCTGTTCACCCCATGTCTGGGACTTAAAGTACGGATATATGCTTTATATATCACATTttatacaattatatatataacacatagaataCAATTATTTGTATTTCtgtctgtttttttgtttgttgttcAAATGAATTGAAACATAACTGAGAAAACATATGTCATGCAGATTGCTCACTGACCATTGACTTATGTTGTGTACTTCTAGCTGTATGTCTGTTAAATATAAACCAAAATGATAATCTTCTGGCAAGTTTTCTCCAATGAGACCTATAAGAATATTttacactaatatatatatatatatatatgtcacatATCTTGTCCATAATACATAGATTAATCAGATAAAATTGAAACAATAAAGTCTTTCATCATTGCTTTGTGTCTGGTGAATGACTGGGCAAAGGAAATGCCATGGCTACGGTAATGCTCTGATCTGAGTGCATTGAAAAATATGTGACATTAATATGCAAGAAGGAAAACAatgtttgttctggcataaataaCTTTTAATAGACAGTTTATATGCTTATTTATTTCCCCCATCGTCTGACATTAAAATGgtaattaaaaggtggaaaaatccTCATGAATTACAATGGAAATATCTCacctagtttaaaaaaatatataaaatgggacAAAATCCTCATTCACAGAGTAAAACAAATATTTGTTATCAAGGAAATATATGTAACATTTTCTCATGTTAGAACCAAAGGGCAGTTTGGTTTAGGTAGTATTCACAAAAAACATGAATGCTGAGGACTCTATAGGCCTTATTTTCTAAATAATAAATGCACtgttaatattaaaataaatatataaaaatggtaaCTCAGCATCCAACAAATTATATTCCCAAAAATGGGTAGAcatatcttctttttttttttatcagatggaATTGTTAAATTATGACTGTCCAGGATGTGTACTACTTAGTGCGTCCTGTATGTATAACGAGAATGTGtaagttttttttccataacaaTAGGCAGAATCTCAATTCTCTGATCCAGTTTTTCATCTTAATTTCCAAATATATGATTATGATATTGAAAAATAGaagtatatattttattaaaacttatttgtaatttttttaaatgtattaattTGTATAAATTGCGTTTATTGTTTGAGAATGCTTATTAGTGaaatcatatatctatctatctatttatctatctatctatcatctattatctatctcttatctaatTATATATCTATGTCTATCCGTTCATACTGTAATAATACAATATTTTGTTAAGTTACATTTACAAGTTACATTTATCCTCAATTATTGAaattattaaatttaaaaaaaaaatacagtttatTTTTTGCACATTGTCCAAGTAAACTGCTTTTTACATTACTAAAATTATATACTAGAGATAGGTAATATAATATTATTTGCTAAATACACAAGGGTAATaatgttcttattttttttataagaaatGTTTTCAGGTTAAAACATTTTATCATAATTTATCTGTACTATTAACTCTGTTAATTTACTATTAACTATTAAATCTGATCAATGATTATATCATATACAAAATTATGTTTGAACTTGAAAATTGTTTGAACCTGAACAGGTTTCCAGTTCCTTAactagtttttattttaaaaggttATTCCTTGAGCAACAATTCTGCATCATATAATTATTTTAATTAAATTTAAAAGCCaataaatattattaataatgtaagtaataaaTAGTGAATAATGTAAtaaatactataaataataaagaaTTACATGAATAATGTCATTAATAAACTAATTAAAATGATCATTATAGTCCTtcaaattcatttatttatttgatcctaATGCCAACAAAATTAATATGTAATCTCTACTACTCTGTTTGTTAAAAGAATGTATATTTCTGTTGCTTTGCACAATTCTATATAGTATATTTGTTGTATACTATAATAGcaattaatgcatgtcaataaaATTTAGATTTCTCTGTATGATTTTggagctttttttttaacaatgattATAAATTAAATTATCTACCGGTAATTGTTGATTATTCTAGTTCACCATTAAGAAATTTTATGTGAACCtatgtgaaccattcccataagtCTAGGTTAAATTAAGGTTATTTTCATCTATCAATGTGCTGGTTATAACATTAACAGAAAGTAGCCAGCCCTCTGCTGCCTAAAAAGTAGAGCATGTTTCGGCTCATTTACACAAGTGTAGAAGACTCCTTTTAATGGTGGGAAAGAGTTGAGATTATGTCGTGCCTCCTGGCAGTTTAAGTAAAACCACTCTGTTTTCAATTGCTTGTCATTATGTTCCCAAAGAGAAATGGAAATTCAGACTGTGCTCCTTAAATTGGTGACAGATCATAAAATACTGATGTGGATAAACCTTTGTGATGTATATTGATGAGGAAGATCTGTACTACAGTAGGTGGTGCACAATTCATTGACATCCTAAGAAAAGATATCTGTATGCAAGTAACTGGCAGTTTAAAGTTTTGATGGTTTGATAAAATCACaaatcctgtatataattatcacTATATTTTCAAGACTTATCAGCTATAACCTTTTCTTCATAAAGAATTCTCCTTTGTGTTGACTAGTGTACAAGTATCAATCAACTTGTATTTGCTAATTGATCTTACTGAGGAGGAAGGTCTAACTTTTAATTAAACAAGCATCTTTTTTGATGATATTTTTGTAATAAATATCTTATGTAAGAAATTCAAGATTAGATTTGATTCTCAAGAGAATAGTTaaactattttattattttctataacTCTATGAAGAATTTGAAGTTTATGGGTAAATATGGGATGTGTCATAGATTATGGTAAAATGTGTATATCCTAATTTTATGATAGAGCTAAAAAAACTGTATTATATTTCAGGGGAATGAGCTAATTGGTGCACTCTAACCATTTACTGTGAAGATAATCATCATCCAGCAATTAATTACCACTCTAGGGGAAAGATATTGGGTTAATTACTGCATTACGTTGTGGCATTGCATCTACTTGAATATTATATGAAGAAATCACTAAAACTAACACCCTTTACCTACTGGATTGTAAAactttttaaatgtgtttttacatTCTATGTTCAGTTATTAATTTAATAGTTGAATTTGTTCTTATAGCTAGATTGGAGCAAGAGACAAACACAAAGTTATGTTcaaatatgactttttatttGAAACTGAGCAAGTTCATAATAAATAGATTTATACTTATcaagaatatataaaaataaagacaCGTGCTCTCTTTGAGGCCTAACAAAATTGTTTCAAGCAAATGCTCAGAAACTAAAGagaagacaaaataaaaaaaaacatgattctaATAAAATGGTTCTCAatggtgatatttttataaacctggcACAATGTAATATATAGTCCTTGTCTCTGTACAAATAAAGAGTTCGAGAAGTCCATTGTGACAGACTTAAACACCAGTATAGAATTGGTTCTAGAACTGGAAACAGACACTTCTAGAAGCTTATGTCCTTTGACAATATACAGTCACATAGACACCAAATATCAGATTTCAAAGAATTCACTAATAAAATCCTTGTTACAAGGAAAATTGAATGGTTGCCAGGCAAATGTTTCCACAAGACTCACTCCTAGCATGCATTAATCTTTTCAGTTTGCTGGTGGAAATGACATAGACAGGAATTGCACAGTCTTCCAGATATGTGATTGATAACCTGCTTTAGCAACTTTGTTAACCATCCATTTCCCTTCATTTATTCATATTATGAGAACAAACTTACATATAACATACTTTTACAAGAATCTACCTAGTCTTTAGGTTTGTGAGATACATAATCAAAAGAGATtatggaaaaactaaaaaaaatggcatagaaaaataaaagaaacatgCGTGCAAACAGGACAAGTGTCTGCATCCTCCTGCATcaccacaaatatatatttatatatacaatagATAGATGAAAAGTTATATTAATCTTTCAAGTCCCTTTATACagtaaataatattattttagCAAGTCCTTAGTTTCTGATGCAATCCTGTTGAGACTGTTTGGTAGAGTGGACAGCTGATGTGGTGGTGGCATCTGACAGATAGTACAAGGACAAGGAAGGCCTGCCCAATGTTGAAAACTGCTGCCAAGTGGCAGTGGAGGGGTCGGTGTACTTTTGAGCATTGAATGTGCAGGTCTAATACTACCAATTCCTGGTAATGATCCAGAAAGGCCAGATGTGTTAGTAGAAGACAATGCACTGCCCAGGATGGGATGCATCTGATGGACGGCATTAGGTGGGTGAACTGGGTGAGTGGCAGAATGTCCCACAGTCCCACAGTGAAATGCAGAGTGATGGCCCCCATAGATCTCACCCACTAGCCGCTTCATTTCCTCCAGTGAACTTGTGAGCATCAAGATATAGTTTCTTGCAAGCAGAAGAGTTGCAATTTTGGAAAGTTTTCTTACGGATGGCCCATGAGCATAGGGCATGACTTCCCTCAGGCCGTCCATGGCAAGGTTCAGGTCATGCATCCTTTTGCGCTCCCTGCCATTGATTTTcagcctcagctgctgcaggtcTTGCTCGGACAGTTGCTTCTTAATTTTATATTTGCTGTTTTCCCCTTCATCTTTAGAACTGTGCCTTGTGCGGACTTCATCTGACATCTTCTGCATGATGTCATTCTGGGTAGAAGATACAGAGTTCAGTCTGCTGTCCTGGTGATGATGATggtggtgacgatgatgatggtGGCCTCTGAGATACATGTCATCCATATCTGGGGATGAGGCTCTGCTGGACATTGAGCTAGAATCAGAATTCATTTTTATAGATATTTCAGTTTAAAAGAGTTACTGAGGTCTTGATGACTTCTCTGTCCTCTCTGAGCTTTATAtcgagagagaaagaggaggactTTCTCTCTTATCTGTTGCAAGCTCCTCTTTCCTTCAGGTAGCCAATGCAAGCTGTGAATGCACTGCGCACAGACTGAAACTGAAGCATTTAAAGAGATACTTCAGAAGAGACAGACAAAAAAAGCCCTCCTATCTATAATGGTCTTGCTAGTATGACGTGCTATTCTTCAGGGCGGTGcatttgactgtcccattaagcAAGAAGCCCTATTCATATTCATTGTGATGCCACACTGGGACATCTTGGTCAGGGAAATACAAAACCCTGTGAGTGACAGACTAACAGCACACTGGCCACGGCAGGAGATGCCCTTCACCGCTTCCTACTAAAAACAGCTTGTAATACATATGTACAGTAAAAAGTACTGTACATGCATAGAAAAATGTGAAAGTGCATATTTGTGTGTAGATTGCCTGCAAGGCACCTGGAAAGAGGTACTTCTTAAACAATTCAAAAAGTGAGCAGAAATTTTAGATTTTACctgctaaaataaaaattatgagtATAAAAATATCCATGATTGTATGCAAAAGGGTAAAATAATATCTAAGTTAAAGCACTGCCCTGAGTACTCCATCAAACGTTAGAGACAGTACAGACAACCCTCACTATAATGCTTTCTGATATATTCATTGCTATCGCTTCAACTTTATGGTTGCACTGTAACTCTTAATAACAAATTATTTCAAGAATAACTTAAAACTTACAGGAATAGTTGTGTACTATTAGACACGTGTCCTCTGTATAATGTTCTTTTCCATACAGTTTAGTAACTGATTTAAACATTTTAAGTAATGTATTAGTCATTAGTCATATTTGGGATATTTCTCAGACTTGTATTATATAGTACACGTGACTGTGTGTGAGTATGTATGCATAATATGTGAATATCTGGATATAGTATGTGGTACAGAATATCTTTGTTGTATTTGCAAGCGATATGTAAgtatctgtatgtgtgtatgtttatACAGTATGTGAATATCTTTGTACAGTATGTGTACCGTAAGTGAATATCTGTATATtgtatgtgtgtacagtatgGGAAAATATATACTGCATGGAtgtgtatacagtatgtcagCATATGTGCACAGTATAGAAAAattgtacagtatgtgtgtatgtatatacagtacatgtgcaTCTGTGTACAGTATTCATGCATGTGTGTACAATACAGTATGTGaatatctgtatacagtatacatgTATATGTGTAGAAAACAGTATATGAGTATCTGTGTACAGTATGTGAGTAGCTGTATATTAtaactgtgtatgtatgtattgtacagtatgtaTCTATTAACAGGGGGTAtctgtatactatatatgtgtgtaCAGTATTTGAGTGTGTACTATATGCATCTGTAtctgtgtatgtatgtacagtatgtgggtATCTGTGCACAgtatgtgtacagtatgtatctatatactgtatctgtGTATGAGTGTACAGTATGAGAGTATGTGTATGGTATGTGTTTACAGTATGTACAGTAACtgtatctgtgtatgtgtgcacaacAGTATGTAtttgtacagtatgtgtgtacagTATGCATATGCATAttgtgtatgtgtgcacagtaGGTGagtgtgtacagtatgtgtgtacaaTATGGTATCTGTAtattatatctgtgtgtgtgtgcaatGGGTTAGTGTGTGTCATATCCAGATATATGTctcttttgtggcgtatatatgGCACAGATACTGTCGCACCCCATGTTGCAGCAGATTCTGCAATTTCTTCCCAGCTGACACCAGGTCTTCAAAAAGGGGGTATAGCGGGGAAGGGGACAGACAGGCCCATCtcgttcatcattttctacacctgctttaggagtagaaaattgtctaaatgtaagacagcaaggaagctttaCATTTAAAATTGGCGGTGGATACACCGAAGTTATTTAGAGGCCGGCCCCTCTACAGCGCAGGGCCTTATTTAGACGGGTGTTTTAGAATGTGCCCCTAAGTCTTTAAAGATAGTTTTCTTGATGtatgaaaacattttaaaaaaatgaagagCTGCTGTTTTTAACACAAGCAGCATACTATGCATCAGGCTGATAAAAGTAACAAATGACTTTAGAGTATGGTTTTATTTTTAGACTTTCTACTCTTAAATTCTTACAATTACAGTATTCCCATTCCCCATCTTAAATGAACACCCTTTATTATTTTGCTCATAAAACATCAACACATTTCAAATAAATCTTGAGTAGAAATGGGAATGTGAAGAGCTATTTTCCCTCCTTTTGCGGACTTCATGTGTTTATCACTTCTGATTGCCAGAAAATAGTTTGTGGATTGTGCAATGACAGGAGAGGGTACAGCCACAGAGGGTTAGAGTCTGTACTGGAGAACATGGGAGAGTAATTGGCTGGTTTATCACTGATATGAATGAAGGTACAGCAAAGAATTACATTATATTGGAGGTTTAATGCTATTAAGTGACCCTTGAGCTTAAAGCACAATCCTTACAGCTTTTATAAGAATCTTCATATATCAGTACTATATATTTAAATGTAGATTACCTAACCTATAGATATGTAGGATATGTGAGAGTACTGGACATATGTGAGAGTGCTGGACATATTACATATTACATTGATGTCACACTAGCATCTTTCTTGCTAGTGATTTAGGCCTGCTATCAAGATATGTAATGGCCTAATTGGATTTGGAAAAGCTTAGTATTGTTCCACTCTGCTGTATGTCAGTTTTGtgcatttttctttttacctTTTCAGTAAATTAATACACTTTACTACTGCTACTTACTACTCTTTGCTACTTACTAGTCTTTACTCTCTGCAAGATCCTGACAGTACACTGTTGCTCTTCAGTCTgggatttattttaattattCCAAATCCTTTACATATTTACAAATCATGAATTAACTTAAATTGTTTCTATAATTATTAATAAAGTTAAGATATTGTCTGGATTAGATCCATAAATAAAAGTCCAGCACACTCAATTGGGTCATTGTTCTGAATCACTGCAAGGATCCACGACGTGCTCATGTCCAGGTAATCCAGAAATAGAAGAATTAGGATCTAGTATGCAAATAAAATCCAAAAATGTATAGAAATAAATCCATTGAAaaacgcatctgcctgctgtacATCACTTAGCACTGTAAAGGGGGGGATATGCTTATATTGatttatttcaataattttttgtttttattgacaGGCTAAATTCTATTTTGTTGATTTTTGGGTTGTCTCAATTAATCATTCTCTCTGTATATAAGCTAATTGGATAATGGGTGCCCTGATCGGGACCCTTTTGCATTGATTGAAGACAGAGCAAAGAGTCGCTTACAATGAGCAGCTCTCGTCTGGCAATCCTGCTTGTCCATGTATTACATCATTTCACTGGTTAGCATGTAATACTCTGTTTCACCTGTGCTGGGTTGGCTTTCTGCTTGGGAGAACTATAGTAACTATGAAATCAATGGGTTCCCTCTAATATTATATTTTCCCTTAAATAATTATATCAACTGATTGGGGGGCTCTCTTGTCTCCATATGAAAATCGCCATGCAAAGCTTGCGCTTCACTTACTTGAACAACTTGCAGTACTTATGTTCGCACACTGAGAAAATGGACAACAAATCTGAAGCcaataaagtaatatatatatatttgaaataaaaaatgcactTTGTACATTTTTCACAATTTTAAAACG
The genomic region above belongs to Bufo gargarizans isolate SCDJY-AF-19 chromosome 4, ASM1485885v1, whole genome shotgun sequence and contains:
- the LOC122936243 gene encoding oligodendrocyte transcription factor 3-like; this encodes MNSDSSSMSSRASSPDMDDMYLRGHHHHRHHHHHHQDSRLNSVSSTQNDIMQKMSDEVRTRHSSKDEGENSKYKIKKQLSEQDLQQLRLKINGRERKRMHDLNLAMDGLREVMPYAHGPSVRKLSKIATLLLARNYILMLTSSLEEMKRLVGEIYGGHHSAFHCGTVGHSATHPVHPPNAVHQMHPILGSALSSTNTSGLSGSLPGIGSIRPAHSMLKSTPTPPLPLGSSFQHWAGLPCPCTICQMPPPHQLSTLPNSLNRIASETKDLLK